The candidate division TA06 bacterium B3_TA06 genome includes a region encoding these proteins:
- the nadD gene encoding nicotinate (nicotinamide) nucleotide adenylyltransferase — protein sequence MERIGVFGGRFDPPHAAHLIHARLVLEMFELDKVLFVPAANPPHREVYASFSDRAEMLRLAIEDEASFEVSNIEWKEDLSYTVDTLARLKALFAPTQLFLIIGLDEYECLNTWHEPERIMKMAELVVLPRGMRGGRSSKPGIHFPDLPLLEISSSLIRKRIAMGRSIHNWVPPMVETYIRQEKLYKENP from the coding sequence ATGGAACGCATCGGTGTATTCGGGGGCCGGTTCGATCCACCTCACGCAGCTCACCTGATACATGCGAGACTGGTGCTTGAGATGTTTGAACTTGATAAAGTTCTCTTCGTCCCGGCCGCGAACCCGCCTCACAGGGAAGTATACGCATCCTTCAGTGATCGAGCCGAGATGCTGCGACTGGCGATCGAGGATGAGGCTTCATTCGAGGTATCCAACATCGAGTGGAAGGAAGATCTTTCCTACACCGTTGACACATTAGCCCGGTTGAAAGCGCTTTTTGCCCCAACTCAACTCTTCTTGATCATCGGCCTGGACGAGTACGAGTGCTTGAACACCTGGCATGAGCCGGAACGGATTATGAAGATGGCCGAGCTCGTGGTTTTGCCCAGAGGGATGAGGGGAGGTAGAAGCTCGAAGCCCGGCATCCACTTTCCTGACCTGCCGCTTCTTGAGATATCCTCTTCCCTCATCCGTAAACGCATAGCGATGGGGAGATCCATACACAACTGGGTGCCGCCAATGGTGGAGACCTATATCAGGCAGGAGAAACTTTACAAGGAGAATCCATGA
- a CDS encoding 50S ribosomal protein L20, with protein MPRVKGGPTGHARIKKWRRHAKGYWGARHRLTRSIRNAVQKAWEMSYRDRRRKKRQMRALWNIRINAALRPLGLNYSRFIYGLKQEGIELSRKTLAQLAVENPEDFGALVGKVKEGLDAGKASSS; from the coding sequence ATGCCACGAGTGAAAGGTGGACCTACAGGTCATGCTCGCATTAAGAAGTGGCGTCGCCATGCAAAAGGCTATTGGGGCGCGAGACACCGTCTGACCCGCAGCATACGCAACGCGGTTCAGAAGGCCTGGGAGATGAGCTATCGTGACCGCAGGCGCAAGAAGCGCCAGATGCGTGCACTTTGGAATATCCGCATCAACGCAGCCTTAAGGCCATTAGGTCTTAACTACAGCCGCTTCATCTACGGTCTCAAGCAAGAGGGGATCGAGCTCTCCCGCAAGACCCTTGCCCAGCTTGCAGTTGAGAATCCGGAGGATTTCGGTGCTCTCGTCGGGAAGGTGAAGGAAGGTCTTGATGCAGGAAAGGCTAGCTCTTCTTAA
- a CDS encoding orotate phosphoribosyltransferase yields MLAKKCGAVKEGHFLLTSGLHSGVYVEKFHLLEYPEILSEFVEALLPKLEGPFDRVVGPALGGMIVAYEVASQLGIPASYAEKGPDEEFVIRRGHGVSKGERVLVVDDVMTTGGSVRKTIAAVRERGGEIARVGVLVDRAADPPRDFSYVSALRYILPAYKPEECPLCAKDLPLLRLGGSS; encoded by the coding sequence ATGCTTGCCAAAAAATGTGGGGCGGTGAAGGAGGGGCACTTCCTTCTTACATCCGGCCTGCACTCCGGGGTATACGTGGAAAAGTTTCATCTGCTGGAATATCCTGAAATACTCTCCGAGTTCGTTGAAGCCCTCCTGCCAAAACTTGAAGGGCCCTTTGACCGTGTGGTAGGTCCTGCGCTTGGTGGTATGATCGTGGCCTACGAGGTTGCCAGTCAGCTAGGAATACCTGCCAGTTACGCGGAAAAAGGCCCGGATGAAGAATTTGTAATACGTCGAGGTCATGGGGTATCTAAAGGTGAGCGCGTACTGGTAGTAGATGATGTTATGACCACCGGCGGCTCGGTACGTAAAACCATAGCTGCTGTTCGGGAACGTGGTGGTGAAATTGCCCGGGTTGGTGTGTTGGTGGACAGGGCTGCTGACCCCCCTCGTGATTTCTCCTACGTGTCAGCTCTGCGCTACATTCTTCCCGCTTACAAACCTGAGGAATGTCCCTTGTGCGCCAAGGACTTGCCGCTGTTACGTTTGGGCGGCTCATCCTGA
- a CDS encoding threonine--tRNA ligase, producing MVKITLDGVARDVEDGVRLRDLAPDGAFAAVVNGRPVDLATSLKEDAEIRWLTFSDEEGREVFWHSSSHLLAHAVKRLFPRAKLAIGPPIEEGFYYDFQVARPFTDEDLRRIEKEMRKLAAQDLPIRRRLFPKAKLEHYYRFVGEDLKLELLSEIADEEVSLYEQGEFLDLCRGPHLDDTSKIAAFKLLSVAGAYWRGDETKQMLQRIYGISFPTQEELDAYLARLEEAKASDHRVLGRQLGLYEIFEEVGPGLILWKPKGAIIRRVIEDFWTAEHIKRGYQLVSTPHIARAELWKISGHYDYYKKNMFFTTIEDQEYAIKPMNCPAHMMLYLATKHSYRELPIRYAELGTVYRNERSGVLHGMLRVRGFTIDDGHIFCTPEQAPDEIAGVLDFCLYMIRAFGYKDIKVELSLWDPRKCEKYAGTPQKWEEAQAILERVLVDNKVAYKEMAGEAVFYGPKIDIKFVDALGRPWQGSTIQFDFNLPERFGLRYVGEDGAEHEVRVIHRAILGAMERFVGGLIEFYKGNFPLWLAPYQVAVLTVTDAAKEYASEVAAELIDEGIRVVTEFSAEKIGAKIRRFEIEKVPYMIVLGAREAKEGTLTLRRHGEGDLGAFSLSGAIKRLKKEIKQRR from the coding sequence ATGGTTAAGATAACGCTTGATGGTGTTGCTCGTGACGTTGAAGACGGTGTTCGTCTTCGCGATCTGGCCCCCGATGGGGCATTTGCCGCCGTGGTGAACGGCAGGCCGGTGGATCTTGCCACATCACTTAAGGAAGATGCCGAAATTCGCTGGCTTACGTTCTCAGACGAGGAAGGACGCGAGGTCTTCTGGCACTCCTCCTCGCATCTTCTGGCGCACGCCGTCAAACGGCTTTTCCCCAGGGCTAAGCTTGCGATTGGTCCTCCGATCGAAGAGGGATTCTACTACGACTTCCAGGTCGCCCGTCCGTTCACTGACGAGGATCTTCGCAGGATCGAGAAGGAGATGCGCAAACTTGCCGCACAAGATTTGCCTATCCGGCGTCGTTTATTCCCAAAGGCAAAGCTTGAGCACTACTACCGATTCGTGGGTGAAGACCTTAAGCTTGAGCTGCTTTCAGAGATCGCCGACGAGGAGGTAAGCCTCTACGAACAGGGTGAGTTCCTTGATCTCTGCCGGGGTCCGCATCTGGACGACACCTCCAAGATCGCCGCGTTCAAGCTCCTCTCGGTCGCGGGCGCTTACTGGCGTGGTGATGAGACAAAACAGATGCTTCAGCGCATCTACGGTATATCCTTCCCAACCCAGGAAGAACTGGATGCCTATCTTGCTCGTCTTGAGGAGGCCAAGGCGTCAGATCACCGCGTGCTTGGTCGTCAGCTTGGTCTTTACGAGATATTTGAAGAGGTGGGGCCTGGTCTGATCCTCTGGAAGCCAAAGGGAGCTATTATCCGTCGTGTTATCGAAGACTTCTGGACCGCTGAACACATCAAACGCGGTTACCAGCTGGTATCCACCCCTCACATCGCCCGTGCCGAGCTCTGGAAGATCTCAGGACACTATGATTACTACAAGAAAAACATGTTCTTTACCACTATCGAGGACCAGGAGTACGCCATCAAGCCGATGAACTGTCCGGCTCACATGATGCTTTACCTTGCTACCAAGCACAGCTACCGTGAGCTTCCCATACGCTACGCCGAGCTCGGCACCGTCTACCGCAACGAGCGCTCAGGTGTTCTGCACGGTATGCTGCGCGTGCGCGGTTTCACCATCGACGACGGTCACATCTTCTGCACACCCGAACAAGCTCCGGATGAGATCGCCGGTGTCCTTGACTTCTGTCTGTATATGATCAGGGCCTTCGGCTACAAGGATATCAAGGTCGAGCTTTCGCTTTGGGACCCTCGCAAGTGTGAGAAGTACGCAGGCACCCCCCAGAAGTGGGAAGAGGCGCAGGCAATCCTTGAGAGGGTGCTTGTTGACAACAAGGTTGCCTACAAGGAGATGGCGGGTGAGGCTGTGTTCTACGGGCCGAAGATCGATATAAAGTTTGTAGATGCGCTGGGACGTCCATGGCAGGGATCGACCATCCAGTTCGATTTCAACCTGCCCGAGAGATTCGGCCTTCGCTACGTGGGAGAAGACGGTGCCGAACACGAGGTAAGGGTGATCCATCGTGCGATACTGGGTGCCATGGAGCGCTTTGTGGGAGGTTTGATAGAGTTTTACAAAGGGAACTTTCCTCTCTGGCTCGCCCCGTATCAGGTAGCCGTTCTCACGGTTACAGATGCAGCCAAGGAATACGCATCCGAGGTGGCAGCCGAGCTTATAGACGAAGGGATCCGGGTAGTAACCGAGTTCTCGGCAGAGAAGATAGGTGCAAAGATACGGCGGTTCGAGATCGAGAAGGTTCCCTACATGATCGTGCTGGGAGCACGAGAGGCCAAAGAAGGTACCCTCACCCTGCGAAGGCACGGAGAGGGTGATCTGGGAGCGTTTTCGCTGTCTGGAGCGATTAAACGTCTTAAGAAGGAAATCAAACAACGGAGGTGA
- a CDS encoding phenylalanine--tRNA ligase subunit alpha yields the protein MQERLALLKKQALAEIAAASTPAELERLRIRYMGRKAGELTLVLRSLEGLSEKERRSVGQTANALKNELAEALEKRRAQLETKSASEAIDLTLPGRKRFIGYKHPITLVTDRIVEIFVGMGFEEILGPEIETDWYNFEALNIPEGHPARGEMFGNFYLPGGLLLRSHTSPVQIRVMEKMPPPVRVIAPGRVYRRDAFDSSHSPVFYQVEGLYVDEGVSLADLKGTLEVFSQEIFGSDIGVRFSPSYFPFTEPSAELSISCVICGGEGCKVCAHTGWVEILGCGMVHPQVLRNVGYDPERVSGFAFGMGVERIAMIHYRIDDIRHFYSNDLRFLRQFRET from the coding sequence ATGCAGGAAAGGCTAGCTCTTCTTAAAAAGCAGGCCCTTGCCGAGATAGCTGCGGCAAGTACCCCTGCCGAACTGGAGAGGCTGAGGATTCGCTATATGGGGCGTAAGGCGGGGGAACTTACCTTGGTGCTGCGTTCACTTGAAGGCTTATCCGAGAAGGAACGCCGCAGCGTGGGTCAGACGGCAAACGCCCTGAAGAATGAGTTGGCTGAGGCCCTAGAGAAACGTCGAGCCCAACTGGAGACTAAATCAGCGAGCGAGGCGATAGATCTAACCCTGCCGGGTCGCAAGCGTTTCATTGGGTATAAACATCCCATTACCCTTGTGACCGATCGGATCGTAGAGATCTTCGTAGGTATGGGTTTTGAGGAGATACTCGGTCCCGAGATTGAAACTGACTGGTATAACTTCGAGGCGCTGAACATCCCTGAGGGCCATCCGGCTCGGGGCGAGATGTTCGGAAACTTCTATCTACCAGGAGGGCTACTTCTGCGTTCTCATACCTCCCCTGTGCAGATTCGCGTTATGGAGAAGATGCCTCCTCCGGTTAGGGTGATCGCACCGGGTCGGGTCTACAGACGCGATGCGTTCGATTCCTCGCACTCACCTGTTTTCTACCAGGTGGAAGGGCTCTATGTGGATGAGGGTGTGAGTCTTGCAGACCTAAAGGGTACCCTTGAGGTCTTCTCGCAGGAGATATTCGGCTCGGATATCGGGGTTCGGTTCTCGCCCTCCTACTTTCCCTTTACAGAACCTTCGGCTGAGCTTTCCATCTCCTGCGTTATCTGTGGCGGTGAAGGATGTAAGGTCTGTGCTCATACCGGCTGGGTTGAGATCCTTGGCTGCGGTATGGTTCATCCTCAGGTGCTCAGAAACGTGGGTTATGATCCTGAGCGGGTCAGTGGTTTTGCCTTCGGTATGGGGGTAGAGCGGATCGCGATGATACATTACCGTATCGATGATATCCGCCACTTCTACTCCAACGATCTTCGTTTCCTCAGACAGTTCCGTGAGACATGA
- the pyrF gene encoding orotidine-5'-phosphate decarboxylase, whose translation MTELIVAANLPSFEELAAFVKKTKDHVSYYKIDSGLYTKAGPAAVKLIKDEGKKVFLDLKLHDIPSTVARAAACCMELGVDMFNVHAMGGFAMMEAVVKETWSFHNGAPLILGVTILTSIDEAAFRDLFGSPSNSLEEHVLLLARLAKSAGLSGVVASAQEIKKIKDVCGDDFVVVSPGIRLPDEDVGDQMRVDTPAGAAAAGADFIVVGRPILHADDPVAVIERYKKGLKSESG comes from the coding sequence ATGACAGAGTTGATTGTTGCAGCTAACCTGCCATCTTTTGAGGAGTTGGCGGCTTTCGTTAAGAAAACAAAAGATCATGTCTCCTACTACAAGATTGATTCAGGACTCTATACCAAAGCAGGCCCTGCTGCGGTAAAGCTCATAAAGGACGAGGGCAAGAAGGTATTTTTGGATCTTAAGTTACACGATATCCCCTCAACGGTGGCCCGCGCAGCGGCTTGTTGCATGGAGCTTGGGGTGGATATGTTCAACGTGCACGCAATGGGCGGTTTTGCGATGATGGAGGCTGTGGTGAAGGAGACCTGGAGTTTTCACAATGGCGCACCGCTTATCCTCGGTGTTACTATCCTTACCTCAATCGACGAGGCGGCGTTTCGAGATCTCTTTGGTTCGCCTTCCAATAGTCTGGAGGAACACGTTCTACTTCTGGCTCGGCTTGCCAAGAGTGCAGGGCTTTCCGGGGTGGTCGCCTCGGCTCAGGAGATCAAAAAGATCAAGGATGTATGCGGTGATGATTTCGTTGTCGTATCACCCGGGATAAGGCTGCCGGATGAGGATGTCGGTGATCAGATGCGTGTTGATACCCCGGCGGGTGCTGCTGCGGCAGGCGCGGACTTTATAGTGGTGGGACGCCCGATACTCCACGCCGACGATCCGGTGGCGGTGATTGAGCGATATAAAAAGGGGCTTAAGAGTGAGTCCGGCTGA
- a CDS encoding dihydroorotate dehydrogenase B catalytic subunit, with protein sequence MNLEVFLGKSRFRNPLVLASGTFGYGLTYTDVIDRVGAFVTKGITVQERVGNPPPRIWDTKETVVNSVGLENVGLKRFKEEILPRINTSTPLYVNLAGVTIDDFRILIEGLRDEEKVAGFELNLSCPNVKEGGAALGQSADRVRKVASLARSLTTKSIWVKLTSNFCDVRETAAAAADAGADALVLINTLNALVIDIKGRKPFLGAGSGGLSGPAIKPYVLYIVKEVSRQINIPVIASGGVTSGTDVVEYLLAGASLVQIGSINLVDPQASLRILKGLEGWLEREGIISVSELIGRLEGI encoded by the coding sequence GTGAACCTGGAGGTCTTTCTTGGCAAGTCCCGTTTCCGCAACCCCTTGGTTCTTGCATCCGGCACATTCGGCTATGGACTGACCTATACCGATGTTATAGATCGGGTAGGTGCATTCGTTACTAAGGGGATCACCGTCCAGGAACGTGTTGGCAATCCTCCGCCCCGCATCTGGGACACCAAAGAGACCGTGGTTAACTCCGTCGGACTTGAGAATGTCGGGTTAAAGCGTTTCAAGGAAGAGATTCTTCCCCGGATAAATACCTCAACACCGCTTTACGTCAATCTCGCCGGCGTCACCATCGATGATTTCCGTATCCTGATTGAGGGCTTACGCGACGAAGAAAAGGTCGCAGGCTTTGAGCTCAACCTTTCGTGTCCCAACGTTAAAGAGGGTGGAGCGGCATTGGGACAATCGGCAGATCGAGTAAGAAAGGTTGCCTCACTTGCCCGATCCCTTACCACCAAGTCTATCTGGGTCAAGCTTACCTCAAACTTCTGTGACGTTCGTGAGACGGCTGCGGCTGCGGCCGATGCCGGCGCAGACGCTTTGGTTCTAATAAACACCCTTAATGCACTCGTCATCGACATCAAAGGAAGGAAGCCTTTTCTGGGCGCTGGCTCTGGCGGGCTTTCCGGTCCTGCTATAAAACCATACGTTCTCTACATCGTTAAAGAGGTGTCTCGACAGATAAATATACCTGTGATCGCATCTGGAGGAGTTACCTCAGGCACCGATGTGGTTGAGTACCTTCTGGCAGGGGCAAGCCTGGTACAGATAGGTAGCATCAATCTGGTTGACCCCCAGGCTTCTCTGCGTATCCTTAAGGGGTTAGAGGGTTGGTTAGAGCGTGAAGGCATTATTTCTGTTTCCGAACTTATCGGAAGATTGGAGGGAATATGA
- a CDS encoding purine-nucleoside phosphorylase gives MKPQIEESLKFIRSTTDLVPKGAVVLGTGLRDAIGELDEAVTIPYSHIPHFPTPTAPSHPGELVIGRMGNYPLAVMRGRVHFYEGYQMAEITYPLRVLHTLGVRTLLVTNAAGALNINFKVGDIVIISDHINLMGANPLRGFMHEDSRSRFPVMTQTYDPGLMDIFTAACLKKKILPRSGVYVAVAGPSLETPAELRFLHTIGGDLVGMSTVPEAIVAAQLGVRVLGISVVSNIALFLPQPTKGETLEEITSTATQAASSLARIFKLFFKELANEGA, from the coding sequence ATGAAGCCGCAAATTGAAGAAAGCCTGAAGTTTATCCGTTCCACAACCGATCTTGTCCCTAAAGGAGCGGTGGTTTTGGGCACCGGATTGCGAGACGCAATCGGCGAGTTAGACGAGGCGGTCACAATCCCTTACTCCCACATCCCTCATTTCCCCACCCCGACCGCACCCTCACACCCGGGCGAACTTGTGATCGGTCGCATGGGCAACTATCCACTTGCCGTGATGCGTGGCAGGGTACACTTCTACGAAGGCTATCAAATGGCCGAGATCACATATCCCCTGCGTGTGTTGCACACCCTCGGAGTAAGAACACTTCTCGTAACCAACGCAGCCGGAGCACTCAACATCAACTTCAAGGTCGGAGATATCGTAATCATATCCGACCACATCAACCTCATGGGAGCGAATCCCTTGCGAGGCTTCATGCATGAGGATAGCAGATCACGATTCCCTGTAATGACTCAAACCTACGACCCGGGCCTTATGGATATCTTCACCGCCGCATGTCTTAAGAAGAAGATACTCCCTCGTTCCGGGGTATACGTGGCAGTTGCCGGCCCTAGCCTTGAAACGCCTGCCGAGCTACGGTTCCTGCACACTATTGGAGGTGATCTGGTCGGGATGTCTACCGTTCCGGAGGCAATAGTCGCAGCCCAACTTGGCGTTCGCGTTCTTGGCATCTCCGTTGTCTCCAACATAGCACTCTTTCTTCCTCAGCCTACTAAGGGCGAGACTTTGGAAGAGATTACCTCCACAGCGACACAAGCCGCGAGTTCTCTGGCACGTATATTTAAACTCTTCTTCAAGGAGCTGGCGAATGAAGGGGCTTAA
- a CDS encoding 50S ribosomal protein L35 produces the protein MPKMKTKRSLAKRVKVTGKGKLKRYKSGHSHLLTSKSKTRKRRLRQSTTVEGSNERRMKKLLPKVGRSK, from the coding sequence ATGCCGAAGATGAAGACAAAGCGATCATTGGCTAAGCGTGTGAAGGTGACCGGCAAGGGTAAGCTGAAACGTTATAAATCAGGGCACAGTCACCTACTTACCTCAAAGAGCAAAACCCGTAAACGCAGACTTCGTCAGTCGACTACCGTGGAGGGTAGTAACGAAAGACGTATGAAGAAGCTTCTGCCTAAGGTAGGGCGGAGTAAGTGA
- a CDS encoding translation initiation factor IF-3, whose translation MNHEIRADYVRVIGIDKKMIGILPIREAMRMASAQGYDLVEMVSNADPPVCRILDYGRFLYEEKAKQQEAKKHQHTVSVRQMRLTLKISEHDFGTKIRKMSEFLEAKDRVKVTVRLRGREVVHKDRGLEMIERIQERLSDIAMLEGKPFLEGTTRLSWQAMFVPIKGSKRDVKQKKPEGKKSGSEKRLTAVSEEGKS comes from the coding sequence ATAAATCACGAGATCAGAGCCGACTACGTACGAGTAATCGGCATAGACAAGAAGATGATAGGTATCCTTCCCATCAGGGAGGCGATGCGAATGGCCTCTGCTCAGGGGTATGATCTGGTGGAGATGGTCTCCAACGCCGACCCTCCTGTTTGCCGGATCCTTGATTATGGAAGGTTCCTCTACGAGGAGAAGGCCAAGCAACAGGAGGCTAAGAAACATCAGCATACCGTGTCCGTACGGCAGATGCGGCTCACATTAAAGATAAGCGAACATGACTTCGGCACCAAGATACGCAAGATGAGTGAGTTCCTCGAGGCCAAGGATCGCGTTAAGGTAACGGTCAGGTTGCGAGGACGAGAGGTGGTTCACAAGGATCGCGGCCTGGAGATGATAGAGCGCATCCAGGAAAGGCTCTCAGACATCGCTATGCTTGAAGGGAAACCGTTCCTTGAAGGGACTACGAGGCTTTCATGGCAAGCCATGTTCGTTCCTATCAAGGGTTCGAAACGAGACGTTAAGCAAAAAAAACCTGAGGGCAAGAAGAGTGGTTCTGAAAAGAGGCTCACCGCAGTGAGTGAAGAAGGGAAGAGCTAA
- a CDS encoding hydrolase TatD, which produces MVGIRYIDAHAHLFGRDREDINDAQLRIGRAAELGVTIIAIAQVPRFWEATLKLAEKHDNLFVVLAAAHPDDSMTETFERLVRLCRDEPRVVGIGEIGLDYRQGKPPDLARRKDQLCEHIQIAREVNLPIVIHDGKATNDVLKILDEEAASDVGGMIHFFTGTPRQAQRAIELGFFISFGGPHTYAKPLAELVRIVPLESVLVETDSPMLAPPKHHKDEANEPALVVDVMRGIAEVRGMNPEELREATTANAIRLFRLDED; this is translated from the coding sequence GTGGTTGGTATCCGCTATATAGACGCACATGCTCATCTTTTTGGAAGGGATAGAGAAGACATCAACGATGCTCAGCTACGCATAGGTCGTGCGGCCGAGTTGGGGGTTACGATAATCGCAATCGCGCAGGTTCCGAGGTTCTGGGAGGCGACCCTTAAGCTGGCAGAAAAACATGACAATCTGTTTGTTGTCTTGGCTGCCGCACATCCTGATGATTCAATGACCGAGACCTTTGAGCGCCTGGTTCGCTTATGCAGGGATGAACCGCGTGTTGTAGGTATAGGAGAGATCGGTCTCGATTACCGGCAAGGCAAACCTCCGGATCTTGCCAGGCGTAAGGATCAACTTTGCGAGCACATCCAGATTGCACGGGAGGTTAACCTGCCCATTGTGATCCACGACGGTAAAGCCACCAACGACGTCCTTAAGATCCTGGATGAAGAGGCGGCGAGTGATGTGGGAGGGATGATTCATTTCTTCACCGGTACCCCCAGACAGGCTCAGCGCGCTATTGAGCTGGGTTTCTTCATCTCTTTCGGTGGCCCACATACCTATGCCAAGCCGCTTGCAGAACTTGTTCGCATCGTGCCGCTTGAGAGTGTACTTGTGGAGACAGACTCCCCTATGTTGGCGCCACCCAAGCATCACAAGGACGAAGCCAACGAACCGGCTTTGGTGGTGGACGTGATGAGAGGGATAGCCGAAGTGCGTGGTATGAACCCAGAGGAGTTACGAGAGGCGACGACCGCGAACGCGATCCGCCTCTTCCGGCTGGACGAGGACTGA